A genomic region of Rheinheimera sp. MMS21-TC3 contains the following coding sequences:
- a CDS encoding SAM-dependent methyltransferase: protein MSAKKVPKITNNKTNQGRLICLGLGITLGSQLTELARNQLAAADLVFFHSNTHYLAHFLQQINPNLVDLQPFYCPGQSRSISYQAMIAAVINAVQAGNNVVWACYGHPGIASWPPHEAMRQLKLLGYAAKMEAGIAADACLYADLAIDPIAQGCQQFEASQFLFYQRNLDVSGYVILWQVAIAGDFSLCNLTPNSRYIAVLIQHLLHWYPPEHLVILYEAADLPIWQHRAETLPLSQLAQAKLNQITTLVIPPLEKKQINSQILDLLGVPADHALRQQ, encoded by the coding sequence ATGTCAGCAAAGAAAGTGCCTAAAATCACTAACAATAAAACCAATCAAGGCCGCCTAATCTGCCTTGGCTTAGGCATTACCTTAGGTAGCCAACTGACCGAACTAGCGCGAAACCAACTTGCCGCGGCTGATCTCGTGTTTTTTCATAGCAATACCCATTACCTTGCTCATTTTTTACAACAGATAAACCCTAATTTAGTCGACTTGCAGCCGTTTTATTGCCCTGGGCAATCGCGAAGCATTAGCTATCAAGCCATGATTGCAGCGGTCATTAATGCCGTACAAGCAGGTAACAATGTCGTTTGGGCCTGTTATGGCCACCCAGGCATAGCTAGCTGGCCACCACATGAAGCAATGCGCCAATTAAAACTGTTAGGCTATGCAGCTAAAATGGAAGCGGGAATTGCCGCAGATGCCTGCTTATATGCCGATTTAGCAATAGATCCTATAGCGCAGGGCTGCCAGCAATTTGAAGCCAGTCAGTTTTTGTTCTATCAGCGTAATCTTGATGTGTCAGGCTATGTTATCTTATGGCAAGTCGCTATAGCGGGCGATTTTAGCTTGTGTAACCTAACCCCAAATAGCCGCTATATTGCGGTGCTTATTCAACACCTCCTGCACTGGTATCCCCCAGAGCACTTAGTCATACTCTATGAGGCAGCAGACTTACCTATTTGGCAACATCGCGCTGAAACTTTGCCATTATCACAACTGGCGCAGGCTAAATTAAACCAAATCACCACCCTAGTGATACCACCGCTAGAAAAAAAGCAGATTAATAGCCAGATCCTCGATTTATTAGGCGTACCAGCAGATCATGCTCTACGCCAACAATAA
- the ahpF gene encoding alkyl hydroperoxide reductase subunit F codes for MLDTNLKQTLKTYLQNLKTEVELVVSLDDSAKATEVETLAQQISELSDLVTLRRDDAAQERKPAMLVRSVAKGTEITFAGVPLGHEFTSLVLALLHSGGHPIKEEAETIEQIRQLPGNFAFETYVSLSCQTCPEVVQALNIMSAINPNITNVMIDGAMFQQEVADKNVMAVPSVFLNGELFSQGAITLEKIIQKIDVNAEQRQAEALSNKDDFDVLVVGGGPAGAAASIYAARKGLNTGVVAERFGGQVADTVGIENFISVKKTEGPKLVANLEAHVREYDVDIMNGQRAVALTKGDKVQLELANGAVLNSKTLVLSPGARWREMNVPGEQEYRGKGVAYCPHCDGPLFKGKRVAVIGGGNSGIEAAIDLAGIVEHVTVLEFAPELRADAVLIKKAKSMANITIITDAQSTEVTGDGNRVNGINYTDRKTGDAHHIELAGIFVQIGLVPNTEWLRGAIELSPRGEIIVDERGQTSMPGVFAAGDATTTPFKQIIIAMGAGATAALGAFDYMIRH; via the coding sequence ATGCTAGATACTAACCTTAAACAAACATTAAAAACCTATTTGCAGAACCTAAAAACTGAGGTTGAGCTGGTGGTATCTTTAGACGATAGCGCCAAAGCTACAGAGGTAGAAACCTTAGCTCAACAAATTAGCGAGCTTTCTGATTTAGTAACACTACGGCGCGATGATGCGGCTCAAGAGCGTAAGCCTGCGATGCTAGTACGTTCAGTGGCAAAAGGAACCGAAATTACTTTTGCTGGTGTGCCTTTAGGTCATGAATTTACCTCGCTAGTGTTAGCCTTATTGCATTCAGGCGGACACCCAATTAAAGAAGAAGCTGAGACTATTGAGCAAATACGCCAGCTGCCAGGCAATTTTGCTTTTGAGACCTATGTGTCATTAAGTTGCCAAACCTGTCCAGAAGTGGTGCAAGCGTTAAATATAATGTCGGCAATAAACCCAAATATTACTAACGTTATGATTGATGGCGCTATGTTCCAGCAAGAAGTCGCTGATAAAAACGTAATGGCGGTGCCGTCGGTATTCTTAAATGGTGAGCTGTTTTCACAAGGTGCCATTACGTTAGAGAAAATTATTCAAAAGATTGATGTTAATGCTGAACAGCGCCAAGCTGAAGCGTTAAGCAATAAAGATGACTTTGATGTGCTTGTTGTTGGTGGTGGTCCTGCTGGCGCAGCTGCCTCTATTTATGCAGCACGAAAAGGCTTAAATACAGGCGTTGTTGCAGAACGTTTTGGTGGTCAAGTTGCCGATACTGTCGGCATTGAGAACTTTATTTCAGTTAAAAAGACCGAAGGTCCTAAATTAGTGGCTAATTTAGAAGCCCATGTTCGCGAATATGATGTCGATATTATGAATGGTCAGCGCGCAGTAGCGCTAACTAAAGGCGATAAAGTGCAATTAGAGCTAGCCAACGGCGCAGTATTGAATAGTAAAACCTTAGTGTTATCACCCGGTGCGCGCTGGCGTGAAATGAACGTGCCAGGCGAGCAAGAATATCGCGGTAAAGGTGTCGCTTATTGTCCGCACTGTGATGGCCCGTTATTTAAAGGTAAAAGAGTCGCGGTTATAGGTGGCGGAAACTCGGGTATTGAAGCAGCAATTGACTTGGCAGGTATTGTGGAGCACGTGACTGTACTTGAATTTGCGCCTGAGTTACGCGCTGATGCGGTATTAATTAAAAAAGCTAAATCAATGGCTAATATTACTATAATTACCGATGCACAAAGCACAGAGGTAACAGGTGATGGTAATAGAGTTAATGGTATTAATTATACCGATCGCAAAACAGGCGATGCACATCATATTGAATTAGCAGGTATTTTTGTGCAAATAGGCTTAGTACCAAATACTGAATGGTTACGTGGTGCAATCGAGCTATCGCCTCGGGGAGAAATTATTGTTGATGAACGCGGCCAAACTTCAATGCCAGGCGTGTTTGCTGCCGGTGATGCCACCACTACACCTTTTAAGCAAATTATTATTGCCATGGGAGCAGGTGCTACAGCAGCCTTAGGTGCTTTTGATTATATGATACGTCATTAG
- the ahpC gene encoding alkyl hydroperoxide reductase subunit C, whose amino-acid sequence MSSIINTKIKPFNATAFHQGKFVPVSEQDLAGKWSVVVFYPADFTFVCPTELGDLADFYAKFQEIGVEVYSVSTDTHFTHKAWHDASETIKKINYPMIGDPTGTITRNFGVMIEEEGLALRGTFVINPEGEIKVAEIHDLGIGRSAAELFRKVQAAQYVANHDGEVCPAKWTPGEATLAPSLDLVGKI is encoded by the coding sequence ATGTCTTCTATTATTAATACAAAAATTAAGCCGTTTAATGCAACTGCATTTCATCAAGGTAAATTCGTACCAGTTTCTGAGCAAGATTTAGCAGGCAAGTGGTCTGTTGTTGTATTCTACCCAGCTGACTTTACTTTTGTTTGCCCAACAGAATTAGGCGATTTAGCTGATTTTTATGCTAAATTCCAAGAGATTGGTGTTGAAGTATACTCAGTATCAACAGATACTCACTTCACTCACAAAGCGTGGCATGACGCTTCTGAAACTATCAAGAAAATCAACTACCCAATGATCGGTGACCCAACAGGTACTATTACACGTAACTTTGGCGTTATGATTGAAGAAGAAGGTTTAGCTTTACGTGGTACTTTCGTAATTAACCCTGAAGGCGAAATCAAAGTTGCTGAAATTCACGACTTAGGCATTGGCCGTAGCGCTGCAGAATTATTCCGTAAAGTACAAGCTGCACAATATGTTGCTAACCACGACGGTGAAGTATGTCCAGCTAAATGGACGCCAGGTGAAGCGACTTTAGCGCCATCATTAGATTTAGTTGGTAAAATCTAA
- a CDS encoding META domain-containing protein, translated as MTFPRSIVFTTVALLAACQQINLPQGHYQQLSVNPEQKPLHIALQEGKLSGFTGCNNAMGNYHIDKGELVVSQLATTMMACEPSAMDREQAFNQFLQSRPKVTIEGNTLILSKEAQQYSFNLQSD; from the coding sequence ATGACATTTCCACGTTCTATAGTATTCACTACAGTAGCCTTGCTTGCCGCCTGTCAGCAAATTAATCTGCCCCAAGGCCATTATCAACAACTCTCGGTTAACCCTGAGCAAAAACCATTACATATTGCATTACAAGAAGGAAAACTCTCAGGCTTTACCGGCTGTAACAATGCAATGGGTAACTATCATATAGATAAGGGCGAACTTGTTGTTTCTCAACTAGCAACAACTATGATGGCATGCGAACCTAGCGCTATGGATCGTGAGCAGGCTTTTAATCAGTTTTTACAGAGTCGGCCTAAAGTAACAATAGAAGGTAACACCCTTATCTTAAGTAAAGAAGCGCAACAATATAGCTTTAATTTACAATCAGATTAA
- a CDS encoding substrate-binding periplasmic protein — MILRLISPVILLLSGMVSLLVSAEKLEIATEHFPPYNYMADNIVTGINTELVQRSCEIAAIDCSIQSYPWLRAMALTLSNENSGLYSTSRSVERESQFQWVGPLANSDTFFFRLKSRPEVKVVNLDDAKKYVVGVARGDVYEAYLQQNGFSYGENLFGFTTKADAANLFVQGKIDLLIGSWQILPMWLAPYNATVEDVEATMQLNAIGANYLALNLNVPKPIVAKLQQALQQLRDSGEYQQIVEKYQHSLQAEGNKKN, encoded by the coding sequence ATGATTCTAAGGCTAATTAGCCCGGTCATACTGTTGCTAAGCGGCATGGTTTCTTTGTTAGTAAGCGCAGAAAAATTGGAGATTGCAACTGAGCATTTCCCCCCCTATAACTATATGGCTGATAATATAGTGACCGGTATAAATACAGAGCTGGTACAGCGCAGTTGTGAGATTGCAGCTATCGATTGCTCTATTCAAAGCTACCCTTGGTTAAGAGCAATGGCGTTAACGCTTAGCAATGAAAATAGTGGTTTATATTCTACATCACGTTCGGTGGAGAGAGAGAGTCAATTTCAATGGGTAGGTCCTTTAGCAAATTCTGATACATTCTTCTTTAGATTAAAATCACGGCCTGAAGTTAAAGTCGTCAATTTGGATGATGCAAAAAAATATGTAGTAGGCGTTGCTCGAGGTGATGTTTATGAAGCCTATTTGCAACAAAACGGTTTTAGTTATGGTGAAAACTTATTTGGTTTTACTACTAAAGCTGATGCGGCCAATTTATTTGTGCAAGGCAAAATAGACTTATTAATAGGCTCATGGCAAATATTGCCAATGTGGTTAGCGCCATATAATGCGACAGTTGAGGATGTGGAGGCGACAATGCAATTAAATGCGATAGGCGCAAACTACTTGGCACTTAATCTTAATGTTCCTAAACCTATAGTGGCTAAGTTGCAACAAGCTCTACAACAGTTACGAGACAGCGGTGAATATCAACAAATAGTGGAAAAATATCAACATTCACTGCAAGCTGAGGGTAATAAAAAAAATTAA
- a CDS encoding DUF2884 family protein, producing MKALLIAATLLIGTAFAHEQQCNIQLDKDLIVNADGVTIQNNNSELWRINSQGKLWIENKSITTNTATQKQLQQFQADIRQQTVQTLALVEDALVLASDAINTVVSELTGEPVSSTSALNAAVVKVKSYSESLILKQQNNITVYGSRFNTLDDVFDEAFEQAIKQAVSQSIGSLMQVVGKALTSGEGTFEQRMEAFAVKMENFATQLEKKVESQVSTLEHRGAALCDSLHKLDQLETDIQQTIPQMRQYDLIEIKQSNKA from the coding sequence ATGAAAGCACTTCTCATTGCAGCAACCTTACTTATCGGCACAGCCTTCGCTCATGAGCAACAATGTAATATTCAGCTTGATAAAGATCTTATTGTTAACGCAGATGGCGTTACCATCCAAAATAACAATTCCGAACTATGGCGTATTAATAGCCAAGGTAAGCTATGGATTGAAAATAAAAGCATTACAACCAACACAGCAACGCAAAAACAGTTACAACAGTTTCAAGCCGATATACGCCAACAAACAGTACAAACTTTAGCTTTAGTTGAAGATGCGCTAGTCCTGGCTAGTGATGCCATTAATACGGTTGTTAGTGAGTTAACTGGCGAGCCGGTGTCTAGTACTTCTGCTCTCAATGCCGCTGTCGTTAAAGTTAAAAGCTATAGCGAAAGTTTAATTCTCAAACAACAAAATAATATAACCGTTTATGGTAGCCGCTTTAATACACTTGATGATGTATTTGACGAAGCCTTTGAGCAAGCGATTAAACAAGCTGTTAGCCAATCAATAGGCAGCTTAATGCAGGTAGTAGGTAAGGCTTTAACTAGTGGCGAAGGGACTTTTGAACAGCGCATGGAGGCCTTTGCCGTTAAGATGGAAAATTTTGCTACTCAACTAGAGAAAAAAGTTGAAAGCCAAGTTAGCACCCTAGAGCACCGTGGTGCAGCTTTATGTGACAGCCTACATAAACTAGACCAATTAGAAACCGATATTCAACAAACTATACCCCAAATGCGCCAGTATGATTTAATTGAAATTAAACAGAGCAACAAAGCATAA
- a CDS encoding NfeD family protein: protein MNIATLWIIAGIVLILSELMATSIVAVFLGVAAIIVGLLLNYDIISSYSLQFLIFAVLSLAMLFSVRSHCKRWFVGYTADSTEQPSNVASDIGVRVIVHSTFEQGAGRVVLNGVQWDAESNDPLQAGDVAWVIANQGIKLQVSANKPN from the coding sequence GTGAATATAGCTACGCTTTGGATCATTGCAGGCATAGTGCTAATTCTGTCAGAGTTAATGGCCACCAGCATTGTTGCGGTATTTTTGGGTGTCGCAGCAATTATTGTTGGCTTGTTATTAAATTATGACATTATCTCTAGCTACAGCTTGCAGTTTTTAATTTTTGCCGTGTTATCGCTAGCGATGCTATTTAGTGTCCGTAGCCACTGCAAACGCTGGTTTGTTGGCTATACCGCAGATAGCACAGAACAGCCTTCTAATGTCGCTTCAGACATTGGCGTACGCGTTATTGTTCACAGTACCTTTGAGCAAGGAGCTGGGCGTGTAGTATTAAATGGCGTACAGTGGGATGCAGAATCTAACGACCCATTACAAGCCGGCGATGTTGCTTGGGTTATTGCTAACCAAGGCATTAAACTTCAAGTTAGCGCCAATAAACCTAATTAA
- a CDS encoding stomatin-like protein, which yields MVDINTILMAGFALAVIITIIKTARVVPQKTNFVIERLGKYSRTLDSGFHILIPFIDKVAYTHSLKEEVIDVQRQTCVTKDNIQVGIDGILYLQVVDPHKASYGINNYRYASAQLAQTTMRSVIGQTDLDKTFEERTKINEEVVKALDEAAAPWGVKVLRYEIADIELPISIKDALEQQMRAERERRAAIARSEGERQAMINVSEGQKQEVINLSEGDKMRQINEAEGRAREIELIAIATAEGISKIAEAINHPGGAEAVSLRVAEQYVKEFGNLAKTNNTMIVPAELANIGGAVAGLTEILKVARPQG from the coding sequence ATGGTCGACATTAACACTATTTTAATGGCTGGTTTTGCTTTAGCCGTTATTATCACTATTATAAAAACGGCGCGAGTTGTGCCACAAAAAACAAACTTTGTTATTGAACGCTTAGGTAAATATTCTCGTACCTTAGATTCTGGTTTTCATATTTTAATCCCTTTTATCGATAAAGTGGCCTATACCCACAGCTTAAAAGAAGAAGTCATTGATGTGCAGCGTCAAACCTGTGTTACTAAAGACAATATTCAAGTAGGCATAGATGGTATTTTATACTTGCAAGTAGTTGATCCGCATAAAGCCAGTTACGGTATTAATAATTATCGTTATGCTTCGGCGCAACTAGCTCAAACCACCATGCGTTCAGTTATCGGTCAAACCGACCTAGATAAAACCTTTGAAGAACGAACAAAAATAAACGAAGAAGTGGTTAAGGCACTAGACGAAGCAGCTGCACCTTGGGGTGTAAAAGTATTACGTTATGAAATTGCCGATATTGAGCTACCCATCAGCATTAAAGATGCTTTAGAACAGCAAATGCGTGCTGAACGTGAGCGTCGTGCCGCTATCGCCAGATCAGAAGGTGAACGTCAAGCCATGATTAACGTCTCTGAAGGTCAAAAGCAAGAAGTCATCAACTTGTCTGAAGGTGACAAAATGCGTCAAATTAACGAAGCCGAAGGTCGCGCTCGTGAAATTGAGCTTATTGCCATTGCAACAGCTGAAGGTATTAGCAAAATTGCTGAAGCGATTAATCACCCAGGCGGCGCTGAAGCAGTTAGCTTACGCGTAGCAGAGCAATATGTTAAAGAATTTGGTAACCTAGCCAAAACCAACAACACTATGATAGTTCCAGCTGAGCTAGCCAACATTGGCGGTGCGGTTGCAGGGTTAACAGAAATTTTAAAAGTAGCTCGTCCGCAAGGCTAA
- the ubiK gene encoding ubiquinone biosynthesis accessory factor UbiK, with the protein MIDPKKVEDIAKQISNVIPPQLKQFADSAEGKIKQILQQKLADMDFVSREEFDVQRQVLLRTREKLEQLEQQVAVLLAEKTQDFSGKDLPSSDQV; encoded by the coding sequence ATGATAGATCCAAAAAAAGTTGAAGACATTGCAAAACAAATAAGCAATGTGATCCCGCCGCAATTAAAGCAGTTTGCCGACAGTGCTGAAGGTAAAATTAAACAAATTTTACAGCAAAAGTTAGCAGATATGGATTTTGTGAGCCGCGAAGAGTTTGATGTTCAACGTCAAGTATTACTGCGCACTAGAGAAAAGCTAGAGCAATTAGAGCAGCAAGTTGCGGTGTTATTAGCCGAAAAAACTCAAGATTTTAGCGGAAAAGATTTACCCTCTTCTGATCAAGTCTGA
- the rep gene encoding DNA helicase Rep, with amino-acid sequence MKLNSQQNAAVHYISGPCLVLAGAGSGKTRVIINKIAYLIQQCNLSARHIAAVTFTNKAAREMRERIGQQLPKAASRGLTISTFHTLGLNILKKEYRHIGYKANFTLFDDQDSLALLKELSASDIQGDKDLLRALQSRISHWKNELILPAKAIASATEAQDISFANYYQQYVKQLNAYNALDFDDLILMPTLLFMHNQQVKEKWQQKIQYLLVDEYQDTNTSQYQLVKALVSERQRFTVVGDDDQSIYSWRGARPQNLSLLKTDFPNLNVIKLEQNYRSAERILKAANILIANNPHEFEKKLFSENGYGVPLKVLPCKHEEDEAEKVVAEIISHRFINRSQYRDYALLYRGNHQSRVFEKALMTNRIPYRISGGTSFFSRSEIKDMMAYLRLVVNQDDDNALLRIINTPRREIGAATLEKVGQLANEKNISLFAACCESELSMHLSARSQNAVQQFAKWISQVADNAQRADPAEAIRDLIRQSHYEAWLFESSTSPKAAEMALKNINELYRWISEMLAGKDDEEPMTLSEVVTRLTLRDMMERQEQEDNADQVQLLTLHASKGLEFPYVFMVGMEEGILPHQTSIDEGNVEEERRLAYVGVTRAQRELIFTYAKERRQFGEVIRPEPSRFLYELPQDDLEWQKQAPVKTEQQRLQSGQAHLDRLRQLLNNK; translated from the coding sequence ATGAAGTTAAATTCGCAACAAAATGCCGCTGTTCATTATATTTCTGGCCCTTGTTTAGTCTTAGCCGGTGCTGGTAGTGGTAAAACACGGGTTATTATCAATAAAATTGCTTATTTAATTCAGCAGTGTAATTTAAGTGCCCGTCATATTGCTGCTGTAACCTTTACTAATAAAGCCGCCAGAGAAATGCGCGAGCGCATTGGTCAGCAACTACCTAAAGCGGCAAGCCGCGGCTTAACTATCTCTACCTTTCATACTTTAGGTTTAAATATTCTAAAAAAAGAATACCGCCATATTGGCTATAAAGCCAACTTTACCTTATTCGATGACCAAGACAGCTTAGCCTTATTAAAAGAATTAAGTGCAAGCGATATTCAAGGCGACAAAGACTTATTACGCGCCTTACAAAGCCGAATTAGCCATTGGAAAAATGAGCTTATTTTACCCGCTAAAGCCATTGCTAGTGCGACTGAAGCGCAAGATATTAGTTTTGCCAACTATTACCAACAATATGTAAAACAACTTAATGCCTATAACGCCCTTGATTTTGATGATTTAATCTTAATGCCAACTTTATTGTTTATGCATAATCAGCAAGTTAAAGAAAAGTGGCAGCAAAAAATTCAATACCTATTGGTGGATGAATACCAAGATACGAATACTAGCCAATATCAGCTGGTTAAAGCCTTAGTTAGCGAGCGCCAGCGCTTTACTGTGGTAGGTGATGATGATCAGTCTATTTACTCTTGGCGGGGCGCACGCCCACAAAACTTATCTTTGCTAAAAACTGACTTCCCCAATTTGAATGTGATTAAGCTAGAGCAGAATTACCGCTCTGCAGAGCGGATCTTAAAAGCCGCTAATATTTTAATTGCTAATAACCCCCATGAATTTGAAAAAAAACTATTTAGTGAAAATGGTTATGGCGTGCCTTTAAAAGTATTACCTTGTAAGCACGAAGAAGATGAAGCGGAAAAAGTGGTTGCTGAAATTATTTCTCATCGTTTTATCAACCGCAGCCAATATCGTGACTATGCATTATTGTATCGCGGTAATCACCAGTCCAGAGTGTTTGAAAAAGCCTTAATGACTAACCGTATTCCTTATAGGATTTCCGGTGGCACATCCTTTTTTTCCCGTAGTGAAATTAAAGACATGATGGCTTACTTACGCTTAGTGGTAAACCAAGACGATGACAATGCGCTACTGCGTATTATTAATACCCCTAGACGAGAAATTGGTGCAGCAACATTAGAAAAAGTGGGCCAGCTTGCCAACGAAAAGAACATTAGCTTATTTGCCGCCTGCTGTGAGTCAGAGCTTTCTATGCATTTATCGGCTCGCAGCCAAAATGCTGTGCAACAATTTGCTAAATGGATTAGCCAAGTAGCCGACAACGCCCAGCGTGCCGACCCCGCTGAAGCCATTCGCGATTTAATACGGCAAAGTCATTATGAAGCCTGGCTATTTGAAAGTAGCACTAGCCCTAAAGCAGCAGAAATGGCCTTAAAAAATATTAATGAACTTTATCGTTGGATCAGTGAAATGCTAGCGGGCAAAGACGATGAAGAGCCCATGACCTTGTCTGAAGTAGTCACTCGTTTAACACTACGCGACATGATGGAGCGACAAGAGCAAGAAGATAACGCCGATCAAGTGCAGTTGCTAACCTTGCATGCCTCTAAAGGCTTAGAGTTTCCTTATGTCTTTATGGTGGGTATGGAAGAAGGTATTTTGCCACACCAAACCAGTATTGATGAGGGCAATGTAGAAGAAGAGCGTCGCTTAGCTTATGTGGGTGTCACCCGAGCACAGCGCGAGCTTATTTTTACTTACGCCAAAGAGCGCCGCCAATTTGGCGAGGTTATACGCCCTGAGCCAAGCCGTTTTTTATACGAGTTACCGCAGGATGATTTAGAGTGGCAAAAACAAGCACCAGTAAAAACAGAACAGCAGAGGCTGCAAAGCGGTCAAGCGCATTTAGATAGGTTGCGTCAACTGTTAAATAATAAGTAA
- a CDS encoding diguanylate cyclase domain-containing protein — MNKPLNSHLRRLKLLIQRYKQAYITQGALLRLSELASTISDMRDFYPAIHKMVSELLHAENFYVVFYDQVNNEYSAQYFSDEKDQKIIAQLSSAAFASGLTGYVARTGKVLLCDEALFNTLVQEGAIKAQGSPCAHWLGIPLCRGKQVIGVMVIQSYNFQYRYTEADLDLFRSISDHTVVALDRVKQRELLEETVRHRTQELQSTNISLEKEVQERINAEKLQAALYRISELTASSEDMASFYLAIQQILSEFMLAENCYIALLSEDKSILNFPFYHDQYSSSGQSRPLSRGFTEYILRCGEAKLITPEYANQLVLAGEIKRPAATADSPTPYASSWLGAPLMDNRQAIGVIALQSYQQQYRYGEYELSILRFVSQNIAIAIQRKLAAEQQKQDQEELERRVFESTRELRQANLFLRLQVEERKKIEARLFYEANHDSLTGLANRQMFLQLLKQQFFLSKRQPDLYIALLYIDLDRFKDINDSLGHHIGDAFLIEASQRIKNVVREHDLVARLGGDEFVALLTNLHNEHDAEEIAQRIVQVLYKPFLLDGHQMISGASVGLAYLQPEHTTADALMRDADAAMYQAKSQGRNQFRVFNSLSNQVLEKT, encoded by the coding sequence ATGAACAAACCTTTAAATTCTCATCTGCGGCGGCTGAAGCTATTAATTCAGCGTTACAAACAAGCTTATATTACCCAAGGTGCTTTACTTCGTTTATCTGAATTAGCAAGTACCATTAGTGATATGCGTGATTTTTATCCTGCTATTCATAAAATGGTGTCTGAGCTGCTACATGCTGAAAACTTCTATGTTGTATTCTATGACCAAGTTAATAACGAGTATTCAGCTCAGTATTTCTCTGATGAAAAAGATCAAAAAATTATAGCGCAACTGTCTTCTGCTGCCTTTGCTTCTGGCTTAACCGGCTATGTGGCACGCACGGGTAAAGTCTTGTTATGTGATGAGGCATTATTCAATACCTTAGTGCAGGAAGGTGCAATAAAAGCTCAAGGCAGCCCTTGTGCGCACTGGCTAGGCATACCCTTATGTCGAGGTAAGCAGGTCATTGGTGTTATGGTTATCCAGTCTTATAATTTTCAGTATCGCTATACGGAGGCGGATTTAGATTTATTTCGTAGCATTAGTGATCATACTGTAGTGGCATTAGATCGTGTGAAACAGCGCGAGTTATTAGAAGAAACTGTGCGCCATCGCACCCAAGAGTTACAAAGTACTAATATCTCGTTAGAAAAAGAAGTACAAGAGCGGATTAATGCTGAGAAGTTGCAAGCTGCGCTATATCGTATCTCTGAGTTGACGGCAAGTAGCGAAGATATGGCCAGTTTTTATTTAGCCATACAACAAATACTATCAGAGTTTATGCTAGCTGAAAATTGCTATATCGCTTTATTAAGCGAAGATAAATCAATTTTAAACTTTCCGTTTTATCATGATCAATACTCATCTTCGGGGCAAAGCCGTCCTTTAAGTCGAGGTTTTACAGAGTATATTTTACGTTGTGGTGAAGCTAAGTTGATTACACCTGAGTATGCTAATCAACTGGTGTTAGCTGGTGAAATAAAGCGCCCTGCTGCAACTGCTGATAGTCCAACCCCTTATGCTAGTAGCTGGTTAGGAGCGCCTTTAATGGATAACCGACAAGCCATAGGGGTTATAGCGCTGCAATCTTATCAGCAGCAATACCGATATGGTGAATATGAGCTAAGCATTTTACGTTTTGTATCACAAAACATTGCCATTGCTATTCAGCGTAAGTTAGCTGCAGAACAGCAAAAGCAAGATCAAGAAGAACTAGAGCGCCGAGTGTTTGAAAGTACTCGTGAATTAAGGCAAGCCAATTTATTTTTACGGTTGCAGGTAGAAGAACGTAAAAAGATTGAAGCTAGATTATTTTATGAAGCTAACCATGACTCATTAACAGGTTTAGCGAATAGGCAAATGTTTTTACAGCTATTAAAACAGCAATTTTTCTTAAGTAAACGTCAACCTGATTTATATATCGCTTTGTTATATATAGACTTAGATCGATTTAAGGATATAAATGATAGTTTAGGCCATCATATAGGTGATGCTTTTTTAATTGAAGCCAGTCAACGCATAAAAAACGTCGTTCGGGAGCATGATCTTGTGGCGCGCTTAGGTGGGGACGAGTTTGTGGCTTTACTAACTAATTTACATAATGAGCATGATGCAGAGGAAATTGCCCAGCGCATTGTACAGGTATTGTATAAACCCTTTTTATTAGATGGCCATCAGATGATTTCTGGTGCTAGCGTAGGGCTAGCTTATTTACAGCCGGAGCACACAACAGCAGATGCGTTAATGCGAGACGCTGATGCGGCTATGTATCAAGCTAAGAGCCAAGGCCGCAATCAGTTTAGAGTTTTTAATTCTTTGTCTAATCAAGTATTAGAAAAAACTTAG